The Sphingobacterium bambusae genome includes a window with the following:
- a CDS encoding toxin-antitoxin system YwqK family antitoxin: protein MKKLKLFLWIWLTALSSFGQTEVVKKDTLFEKAPEGLVRFYYDDHYYLVDKDCQFKSIERLSQFIVAKNAFHGEFKDFNRNGTVVLTGYYNEGVKEGAFKAYHPNGALKWEATFKENRPIGDWKYYYPDGKPMLTVNFDNGGGTISDYWDRLGRQRVVAGEGNYEFKMPFEFYNEYGFPFFERKGKIKNGLPSGYWTTNMVDDKNKKVLFTEEVYDKNGVLTEGFNLFQDRGYRVPLTIIPSQSFIIGERMLFKQCNFDDYSGFNAYLSDKLNGAFAANPSFQNMEEEFAYRVSLSNEGDPEMITLSQPLKTTALNKYLEMVIKDIPYYFPSIDEQGQPIADTLTISGKLSISEAGVFNFNSLTVEREKQP, encoded by the coding sequence ATGAAAAAGCTTAAATTGTTTTTATGGATATGGTTGACCGCACTGTCTTCTTTTGGGCAAACGGAAGTGGTCAAGAAAGATACCCTTTTTGAGAAAGCTCCCGAAGGGCTCGTTCGTTTTTATTATGATGACCATTACTATCTTGTAGACAAAGATTGTCAGTTCAAATCTATTGAGCGCCTTTCGCAATTCATTGTTGCCAAAAATGCATTCCATGGGGAATTTAAGGATTTCAATAGGAATGGAACGGTAGTCTTAACAGGTTACTACAATGAAGGCGTTAAAGAGGGGGCTTTCAAGGCCTACCACCCCAATGGAGCGCTAAAATGGGAAGCTACATTTAAAGAGAATCGCCCCATTGGCGATTGGAAATATTACTATCCGGATGGAAAGCCCATGCTCACCGTTAACTTTGACAACGGTGGAGGAACAATTTCAGACTATTGGGATCGGCTAGGACGGCAGCGTGTGGTTGCGGGAGAAGGAAACTATGAATTTAAAATGCCTTTCGAATTCTATAACGAGTATGGTTTCCCTTTTTTCGAGAGAAAAGGGAAAATCAAAAACGGACTACCTTCGGGATACTGGACAACAAACATGGTAGACGATAAGAACAAAAAAGTGCTGTTTACTGAAGAAGTGTATGACAAAAATGGCGTACTAACGGAAGGGTTCAATCTGTTTCAGGACCGGGGATACCGTGTGCCGTTGACAATCATCCCCTCGCAGTCTTTTATCATTGGAGAACGTATGCTGTTCAAACAGTGTAATTTTGATGATTATAGCGGATTCAACGCTTACCTTTCCGACAAATTGAATGGTGCATTTGCTGCAAATCCAAGTTTTCAAAATATGGAAGAAGAATTCGCCTACAGGGTGTCATTGAGCAACGAAGGTGATCCGGAAATGATAACCCTTAGTCAACCCTTGAAGACCACCGCGCTAAACAAATATTTGGAAATGGTCATCAAGGATATTCCCTACTATTTCCCCTCTATAGATGAACAGGGGCAACCCATCGCGGACACGTTGACAATATCAGGCAAACTTAGTATTAGCGAGGCCGGCGTATTTAATTTTAACAGCTTAACGGTCGAAAGAGAAAAACAACCTTAG
- a CDS encoding DUF47 domain-containing protein, which translates to MSLNSIFQYFVPKDKKFFPLFEQAGSNLIEMAKLLQETVYSTDLAKRADLNKKLEDLEHRGDNITHQIHLELGKNFITPFDREDIHALASSLDDVADFIHGASNRMELYKVHTPSQAMKEITDLIVEATEHVATAVNELRDLKNIRNITDSCVRINSVENKADYIFDKAVGELFEFEKDAITLIKTKEVLSAMEDATDKCEDVANVLESILVKNA; encoded by the coding sequence ATGTCTTTAAATAGCATTTTTCAGTATTTCGTTCCAAAGGACAAGAAGTTCTTTCCTTTGTTTGAACAGGCAGGTTCCAACCTTATCGAAATGGCCAAACTACTGCAGGAAACGGTTTATTCCACAGATTTGGCCAAACGCGCCGATCTGAATAAAAAATTAGAAGACCTTGAACACAGAGGCGATAATATCACACACCAAATCCACTTGGAACTAGGAAAGAATTTTATCACCCCTTTTGACAGGGAAGATATCCATGCCTTAGCAAGTTCTTTGGATGACGTAGCCGACTTTATCCATGGAGCATCCAACCGCATGGAACTTTACAAGGTGCACACCCCAAGCCAAGCCATGAAAGAGATCACGGATCTTATCGTGGAAGCAACAGAGCACGTGGCAACTGCTGTCAATGAACTACGGGATCTTAAAAACATCCGCAACATTACAGATTCATGTGTACGCATCAACAGTGTGGAAAACAAAGCTGATTATATTTTCGATAAAGCCGTGGGCGAACTTTTTGAATTCGAAAAAGACGCTATTACATTGATCAAGACAAAAGAAGTACTCTCTGCCATGGAAGATGCTACAGATAAATGTGAGGATGTGGCCAACGTATTAGAAAGTATTTTAGTGAAGAATGCTTAA
- a CDS encoding tetratricopeptide repeat protein, whose protein sequence is MEEDFEFGSPEEQKLSVDRYEEMLRNQDQYFFDAKAFESIIEFYIEKNDPIKALQVAEYATSQHPYETLFLLKKAQIYGRINQFDDALRQLDKATALEPNSGEVYLLKGNICLLQGDIEQAEVLFLKAIEMGEDTAEAYLQTAELFQVKGDYEKAIEYLKKSLEINMENDDALNALAFCYEILEKPEESIDFYKQYIDKDPYSYAAWFNLGMVYEKLERFEEAIDSYDYAMLINESFVPAYFNKGNVLVSTQKYTEAIDVYKQSFEYETPTADVYCAIGECYEKLELMEEARENYKKAVKLDPQLADGWFGIGVTLDFDDRPFESLHFYKKALELDDSNPDYWFAIADARYKLNQFEESEFAYTKVVELNPTDIEAWLDFSSIYFEQGKYIEAIDVMADAIKQNPEASELYYRVVAYLFANGQYNEALNFLELGLATNPEKFYILFDYLPQLQGNKIIVDIIRKYTGNS, encoded by the coding sequence ATGGAAGAAGATTTCGAATTTGGCTCGCCCGAGGAACAAAAACTGTCTGTTGATCGCTACGAAGAAATGCTTCGTAACCAAGATCAATATTTTTTTGATGCCAAGGCTTTTGAAAGCATAATCGAATTTTACATCGAGAAAAACGATCCCATTAAGGCCTTGCAAGTCGCCGAATATGCAACCAGCCAACATCCCTACGAAACCTTGTTCCTCCTTAAGAAGGCACAAATCTATGGAAGGATAAACCAGTTTGACGATGCTTTACGCCAACTTGACAAGGCTACAGCGCTAGAGCCCAACAGTGGCGAGGTATATCTCTTGAAAGGCAACATCTGCCTTTTGCAGGGCGATATTGAACAGGCGGAGGTTCTTTTTCTGAAAGCCATAGAAATGGGCGAAGATACTGCAGAAGCTTATCTGCAGACCGCAGAGCTCTTTCAGGTAAAGGGCGATTATGAAAAAGCAATCGAATACCTCAAAAAGTCGCTAGAGATAAACATGGAGAACGACGATGCCTTAAATGCATTGGCTTTCTGCTACGAAATACTAGAGAAGCCTGAAGAGAGCATTGACTTCTACAAACAATATATCGACAAAGATCCTTATTCCTACGCCGCATGGTTTAACCTAGGCATGGTCTACGAAAAGCTAGAACGATTTGAAGAAGCGATCGATTCCTACGATTACGCCATGCTGATCAATGAATCTTTTGTTCCAGCATATTTCAACAAAGGAAACGTGCTGGTCAGCACACAGAAATACACCGAAGCTATCGACGTGTACAAACAAAGTTTTGAATACGAAACACCTACCGCCGATGTATACTGTGCTATTGGGGAATGTTACGAAAAACTAGAGTTGATGGAAGAGGCTCGTGAAAACTATAAGAAAGCGGTAAAACTAGATCCTCAACTTGCGGATGGTTGGTTTGGCATTGGCGTAACATTAGATTTCGATGATCGTCCGTTTGAATCCCTACATTTTTATAAAAAAGCCCTAGAACTCGACGATAGCAATCCAGACTATTGGTTCGCGATAGCCGACGCGCGATACAAGCTCAACCAGTTCGAGGAATCTGAATTTGCCTACACCAAAGTCGTTGAACTCAATCCAACGGATATAGAGGCCTGGTTAGATTTTTCTTCGATTTACTTCGAACAGGGAAAATATATCGAAGCCATTGATGTGATGGCAGATGCTATCAAACAGAATCCAGAAGCATCGGAACTGTATTATCGTGTAGTGGCCTATCTCTTTGCGAATGGTCAGTATAACGAGGCGCTGAACTTCTTGGAACTGGGTTTGGCGACCAACCCCGAGAAATTCTATATTTTGTTCGATTATCTTCCACAGCTACAAGGCAACAAAATCATCGTCGACATCATCCGTAAATACACCGGCAATTCATGA
- a CDS encoding shikimate dehydrogenase family protein, with product MKKLGLVGYPLGHSFSKKFYLDKFENEQITGVNYDLYPTEELENFQAIYSDDSDFYGFNVTIPHKRNVMAFLHELSPEAEEIKAVNCVRIERRDGKAFLKGFNTDAFGFEQSLKPLLTPEHKKALVFGNGGAAQAVYYSLKKLNIPYKIVSRSRANGDLTYSDLTADIVNEHKLLINCSPVGTFPNVDECPDIPYEAITAHHLLYDLIYNPEETLFLRKGKESGATIKNGYEMLVLQAERNWEIWNEVR from the coding sequence ATGAAAAAATTAGGTCTCGTAGGTTATCCGTTAGGACACTCCTTTTCCAAAAAATTTTATCTAGATAAATTTGAGAATGAACAGATCACAGGTGTCAACTATGATCTTTATCCGACAGAGGAGCTAGAAAATTTTCAGGCCATCTACAGCGATGATTCCGATTTTTACGGCTTCAATGTAACCATTCCACACAAAAGAAATGTGATGGCTTTTCTACACGAGCTATCGCCGGAGGCTGAAGAGATAAAAGCGGTAAATTGTGTGCGGATTGAACGTCGCGATGGCAAGGCATTTTTAAAAGGATTCAATACCGACGCCTTCGGTTTTGAGCAGTCTTTAAAACCATTACTGACTCCCGAGCACAAAAAAGCGTTAGTATTTGGCAATGGTGGTGCAGCACAGGCTGTATACTATTCATTGAAAAAGCTGAATATTCCCTATAAAATCGTCAGCCGTAGCAGAGCAAACGGTGACTTGACCTACAGCGATTTAACAGCAGACATTGTAAATGAGCACAAATTATTGATAAATTGCTCTCCAGTAGGCACTTTTCCAAATGTGGATGAATGTCCAGATATTCCTTACGAGGCCATCACAGCGCATCATTTGTTATATGACCTTATCTACAACCCCGAGGAAACGCTATTCTTAAGAAAAGGAAAGGAAAGCGGCGCTACAATAAAAAATGGCTACGAGATGTTGGTATTACAAGCAGAAAGGAATTGGGAAATCTGGAATGAGGTCCGTTAA
- a CDS encoding phosphatidylserine decarboxylase family protein, with the protein MKFHKEGYTSLAIVVLFAFVSNALADYYDASPYVKWFLYLLSAFLLIVILQFFRSPNKKISINDGIVLCPADGKVVVIEETVESEYFQDRRIQVSIFMSPINVHVNRNPISGIVSYFKYHPGKFLVAWHPKSSTDNERTTVVVKNQSNVEVLFRQIAGAMARRIVWYVGENDVVKQGEEFGFIKFGSRVDLFLPLGTKVNVQIGDKVVGGKTVIATF; encoded by the coding sequence ATGAAATTCCACAAAGAAGGATATACAAGCTTGGCAATCGTTGTTCTATTTGCATTTGTAAGCAATGCGCTGGCAGATTATTATGATGCGTCGCCTTACGTAAAATGGTTTCTATATCTGCTCTCGGCATTCCTACTGATCGTTATCCTGCAATTTTTTCGAAGCCCAAACAAAAAAATTAGTATAAACGATGGCATCGTGCTATGCCCTGCAGATGGCAAAGTGGTGGTAATTGAAGAAACGGTAGAAAGCGAATACTTCCAAGATCGCCGCATTCAGGTGTCTATTTTCATGTCGCCCATTAATGTGCATGTCAACAGAAACCCAATCAGCGGAATAGTGTCTTATTTTAAATACCATCCCGGCAAGTTTCTTGTCGCTTGGCATCCAAAATCATCGACCGACAACGAGCGCACAACCGTTGTGGTCAAAAACCAATCCAACGTGGAAGTATTATTCCGCCAGATCGCTGGCGCCATGGCCAGACGAATTGTTTGGTATGTTGGTGAAAATGATGTGGTGAAGCAAGGCGAAGAATTTGGATTCATCAAATTTGGTTCTCGAGTAGACCTTTTCCTTCCCCTAGGCACCAAAGTCAATGTGCAGATCGGCGACAAAGTAGTAGGCGGAAAAACGGTAATTGCTACATTTTAA
- a CDS encoding sensor histidine kinase encodes MNFRVFVLLISCSFALLVAATDYFHRGSLSVAALIFLAISILSFVVLLNLFERFVYKRIRNVYKLIHNLKLGKDLKDALGEHIADDPIANAEKEVRDWAKQKASEINKLKEQAQFRKEFLSNISHEFKTPLFATQGYVETLQDGLIDDDPDIAKNFLDKAARNLDRLSYLIHDLDEISKLETGTISLTIEKFDIVTLIKECMEDLEAKAAGSNIQIRYKGKPNHPILVKADRKRIQQVLINLIDNSIKYGKKNGRTSISIFPLFEQILVEVTDDGLGIEEKNLPRVFERFYRTDKSRSREIGGSGLGLAIVKHIVEAHEQNVNVRSTEGIGTTFGFTLEPAKNN; translated from the coding sequence ATGAATTTTAGAGTCTTTGTCCTTCTTATTTCCTGCAGTTTTGCTCTGCTTGTCGCTGCAACAGACTATTTTCATCGAGGAAGTCTATCTGTAGCTGCCCTCATTTTTCTTGCAATAAGCATTTTAAGCTTCGTTGTGCTGCTAAATCTTTTCGAGCGTTTTGTATATAAACGCATTCGCAATGTCTATAAGCTCATCCACAACCTGAAGCTAGGCAAAGATCTTAAGGATGCCCTCGGAGAGCATATCGCGGACGATCCCATCGCAAACGCAGAGAAGGAAGTTAGAGATTGGGCAAAACAAAAGGCTTCCGAGATAAATAAGTTGAAGGAACAGGCGCAATTTCGAAAAGAATTTTTATCCAATATCTCGCACGAGTTCAAGACACCGCTTTTCGCCACACAAGGATACGTGGAGACACTACAAGACGGGCTTATAGACGACGATCCGGATATTGCAAAGAATTTCCTCGATAAAGCAGCGAGAAACCTAGACCGGCTGAGTTATCTTATCCATGATCTGGACGAGATCTCTAAATTGGAAACAGGAACTATCTCGCTGACGATCGAAAAGTTTGATATCGTTACCTTGATCAAGGAGTGTATGGAAGACTTGGAGGCTAAGGCTGCCGGAAGCAATATACAAATTCGTTACAAGGGCAAGCCAAATCATCCGATATTGGTGAAGGCCGATAGAAAGCGTATCCAACAGGTGCTTATAAACCTGATCGATAATTCCATCAAATATGGAAAGAAGAACGGGCGAACCTCGATCTCCATATTTCCGCTGTTTGAGCAGATTCTTGTAGAAGTTACCGACGACGGACTTGGTATAGAAGAAAAAAATCTACCAAGAGTCTTCGAGCGATTCTACAGAACAGATAAGAGCCGTTCCCGTGAAATTGGAGGATCAGGTCTTGGTTTGGCCATCGTCAAACATATCGTTGAAGCACATGAACAGAATGTAAACGTCAGAAGTACAGAGGGCATCGGCACAACATTTGGCTTCACATTAGAACCCGCCAAAAACAATTAA
- a CDS encoding OmpA family protein, with amino-acid sequence MNYSTIKKTAVAASLVAALGFAESAQAQTPTVFGGRSQYRTWSIGIQGGITTPNVLVGGSNNFGQKVGYFQNKVGEYYGLTVRKQFSHLFGLELEGNRGRIKTFNSDLVTTPENSLGARSAETDVNWAASLNGVFQLGTIDFLRRENAVNFYAKVGLGVFANNPVQYANNDFTGNEVYNVQSNPEGQRWGSEIFGDRENTGDRDYKLAAYVPVGVGVKFKLSEVVALNLGYTMNFTDDNLLYGPGRSDVKGKFSNVYGGLEFTLGSRDKENLTFANPVATLYDELKDPSLRNEVEALKQRVSTLEGTVDQLSKDSDGDGVSDKFDKCPGTPAGTAVDGSGCPIKFPEPVVKEATAGAYFAPIQFEFDSSVLKTESYATLDKLAQELRSANSSVTLDGYASAEGSEDYNMNLSKDRANAVKQYLVNAGVSASSISANGYGEANPVASNSTEEGRVQNRRVEIKK; translated from the coding sequence ATGAACTATTCTACAATTAAAAAAACAGCTGTTGCAGCTTCTTTAGTCGCCGCTTTAGGTTTTGCTGAGAGCGCTCAAGCACAAACTCCAACTGTATTTGGTGGAAGATCACAATACAGAACTTGGTCGATCGGTATTCAAGGCGGTATCACCACTCCAAACGTATTGGTAGGTGGATCCAACAACTTCGGTCAAAAAGTTGGTTACTTCCAAAACAAAGTTGGTGAGTACTATGGTTTAACTGTACGCAAACAATTCTCTCACCTATTCGGTTTGGAATTGGAAGGTAACCGTGGTCGTATCAAAACTTTCAACAGCGATCTAGTAACAACTCCAGAAAACTCTTTGGGTGCAAGATCAGCAGAAACTGATGTAAACTGGGCAGCTAGCTTAAATGGTGTTTTCCAATTAGGTACTATCGACTTCCTAAGAAGAGAAAATGCAGTTAACTTCTACGCTAAAGTAGGTTTGGGTGTATTCGCGAACAACCCTGTTCAATATGCAAACAACGATTTCACAGGTAACGAAGTTTACAACGTACAAAGCAACCCAGAGGGACAAAGATGGGGATCTGAAATCTTTGGAGACAGAGAAAATACTGGTGACCGCGATTACAAATTAGCAGCTTACGTACCAGTAGGTGTAGGTGTGAAATTCAAATTATCTGAAGTTGTTGCCTTGAACTTAGGTTACACGATGAACTTCACAGACGACAACTTGTTGTACGGTCCAGGTCGTTCAGATGTTAAAGGTAAATTCTCTAATGTTTACGGTGGTCTAGAGTTCACTTTAGGTTCACGTGACAAAGAAAACTTAACTTTTGCTAACCCTGTTGCAACATTATACGATGAGTTGAAAGATCCTTCATTGCGTAACGAAGTTGAAGCTTTGAAACAACGCGTATCTACTTTAGAAGGTACTGTTGATCAATTGAGCAAAGATTCTGATGGTGACGGTGTATCTGATAAATTTGACAAATGTCCAGGAACACCTGCAGGTACTGCAGTAGATGGTTCAGGATGTCCTATCAAATTCCCAGAGCCTGTAGTTAAAGAAGCTACTGCTGGTGCTTACTTCGCTCCTATTCAATTCGAATTCGATAGCTCTGTATTGAAAACTGAATCTTACGCTACTTTGGATAAATTAGCTCAAGAATTACGTTCAGCTAACTCATCAGTTACTTTAGATGGTTATGCTTCTGCAGAAGGTTCTGAAGACTACAACATGAACTTGTCTAAAGACCGTGCAAACGCTGTTAAACAATACTTGGTTAACGCTGGCGTTTCTGCATCAAGCATCTCTGCTAACGGATATGGCGAAGCTAATCCAGTTGCATCTAACTCAACTGAAGAAGGCCGCGTACAAAACCGTCGTGTAGAAATCAAAAAATAA
- a CDS encoding inorganic phosphate transporter, producing the protein METSTLLIVVVILAIAFDYINGFHDAANSIATVVSTKVLTPFMAVLWAALFNFAAYFYFTDHKVANTIAKTVLEEYITLEVIFAGLVAAISWNLFTWYYGIPSSSSHTLIGGFAGSGMAYAWISGANPLTAVNQSAILKTVSFIVLAPILGMFISVIITLIIMNLARHARPAVAEKWFKICQLISSAALSFAHGGNDAQKVMGIIATALIAEQVIPNFEAMPAWVPLSCYIAIAAGTMSGGWKIVKTMGTKITKVTPLEGVAAETAGAVTLGVTEHFGIPASTTHTITGSIIGVGVVKRVSAVRWGVTISLLWAWILTIPVSAVLGGLSLAVIHFIL; encoded by the coding sequence ATGGAAACTTCAACATTATTGATCGTCGTGGTGATCCTTGCGATCGCATTCGACTATATCAATGGATTCCATGATGCGGCCAATTCTATCGCTACCGTGGTTTCAACCAAAGTACTCACGCCCTTTATGGCCGTGCTTTGGGCTGCACTTTTTAACTTTGCAGCATACTTTTACTTTACCGACCACAAAGTAGCCAATACCATTGCCAAGACCGTACTGGAAGAATATATCACTTTGGAGGTTATCTTTGCCGGCCTCGTGGCGGCAATCTCTTGGAACCTTTTTACTTGGTACTACGGTATTCCGTCAAGCTCTTCACACACCTTGATTGGTGGCTTTGCCGGATCTGGAATGGCCTACGCTTGGATAAGTGGAGCAAACCCACTAACTGCCGTAAATCAAAGTGCCATTTTAAAAACAGTGTCTTTTATTGTCTTAGCTCCGATTCTCGGGATGTTTATTTCCGTTATCATTACCTTGATCATCATGAATCTCGCAAGACATGCTAGACCAGCAGTAGCAGAAAAGTGGTTTAAGATCTGTCAATTAATTTCCTCTGCCGCGCTAAGCTTCGCCCATGGTGGAAATGATGCGCAGAAGGTCATGGGTATTATTGCAACAGCCTTAATCGCAGAACAGGTCATTCCCAACTTTGAGGCAATGCCGGCTTGGGTACCTTTATCCTGTTATATCGCCATCGCCGCTGGAACAATGAGCGGTGGTTGGAAGATCGTGAAAACAATGGGAACAAAAATCACGAAGGTGACCCCGTTGGAAGGTGTTGCCGCTGAAACGGCAGGTGCGGTAACTCTAGGTGTTACAGAACATTTCGGTATTCCGGCGTCCACCACCCACACCATTACCGGTTCGATTATCGGTGTAGGTGTCGTTAAACGGGTATCGGCGGTACGATGGGGTGTCACGATCAGTTTATTGTGGGCTTGGATCCTCACTATTCCGGTCAGCGCTGTACTTGGCGGACTATCGCTTGCCGTTATACATTTTATTCTTTAG